Proteins encoded by one window of Anaerosalibacter sp. Marseille-P3206:
- the tnpB gene encoding IS66 family insertion sequence element accessory protein TnpB (TnpB, as the term is used for proteins encoded by IS66 family insertion elements, is considered an accessory protein, since TnpC, encoded by a neighboring gene, is a DDE family transposase.): MLNQSRIDQVYLALGATDLRKSIDGLAVLVQESFKLNPFSRSLFVFCNRKKDKIKILEWDINGFWLYYKRLEKGTFKWPNDSNSKTILISIENLDGF; encoded by the coding sequence ATGTTAAACCAAAGTCGCATAGATCAGGTTTACTTAGCATTAGGAGCAACAGATCTTAGAAAGTCTATTGATGGATTAGCTGTTCTTGTGCAGGAAAGTTTTAAGTTGAATCCTTTTTCTAGGAGTCTATTCGTTTTCTGTAATAGAAAGAAAGATAAAATTAAAATATTAGAATGGGACATCAATGGGTTTTGGCTCTACTACAAAAGATTAGAAAAAGGTACCTTCAAATGGCCGAATGATTCAAATTCTAAAACTATTTTAATTAGCATAGAGAATTTAGATGGCTTTTAG
- a CDS encoding IS66 family transposase, which translates to MKTLEKTSNKIENDEFNIEEAFKELQNQNILLTQQIEELTAKLNWYEEQFRLSQQKRFGSSSEKINPDQLSIFNEAEKESRPEKEEPTIEEITYKRSKNKGLNKKPFEDLPVEVIEYDLDEEEKTCPECGSLLHKMSKEVRRELKVIPAEVKIVEHICYVYACRQCEKNNTFTPIVKAKMPNPVLKGSFVSPSLMAYVMDRKYSEAVPLYRQEQQFKNFGIDLSRQNLANWIIYGANNHLKVLYDRMHDLLLKESIIHADETSMQVLDEVGKKPTSKSYMWLYATGVYFPQIFLYEYQPSRAKKHPKEFLKGFSGFLQTDGYPGYNAVENITLVGCFAHARRGFTDALKALPNDSTLARTNAEEGIEFCNKLFKLEKEFKKENLSPEERYKQRLKKSRPVLEDFLSWLKEKEKQTLPKSSLGKAISYCLNQWDKLESFMLDGRCEISNNRAERAIKPFVIGRKNFLFSKSPKGAQASAIVYSIIETAKANNLNPFYYLTYLFEKLPNIDLDNLEELDNLLPWSDSIPQECKVPNKE; encoded by the coding sequence ATGAAAACATTAGAGAAAACATCCAACAAAATTGAAAACGATGAATTTAATATAGAAGAAGCTTTTAAAGAACTTCAAAATCAAAATATACTTTTAACTCAACAAATTGAAGAATTAACTGCTAAATTAAATTGGTATGAAGAACAATTTCGTTTGAGTCAACAAAAACGTTTTGGCTCATCAAGTGAAAAAATTAATCCAGACCAATTATCTATCTTCAATGAAGCTGAAAAAGAATCTAGACCTGAAAAAGAAGAACCCACCATTGAAGAAATTACATACAAACGTAGTAAAAATAAAGGATTAAATAAAAAACCTTTCGAAGATCTACCAGTGGAAGTAATAGAATACGATTTAGACGAAGAAGAAAAAACTTGTCCTGAATGTGGTAGTCTCCTTCATAAAATGAGTAAAGAAGTTAGGCGTGAATTAAAGGTAATTCCAGCAGAAGTTAAAATAGTGGAACATATATGCTATGTTTATGCTTGCAGACAATGTGAGAAAAATAATACATTTACACCAATTGTAAAAGCTAAAATGCCAAACCCTGTTTTAAAGGGTAGTTTTGTATCACCTTCTTTAATGGCATATGTGATGGATCGTAAATACTCTGAGGCAGTTCCATTATACAGGCAAGAACAGCAATTTAAAAATTTTGGAATAGATTTATCTCGTCAAAATTTAGCTAACTGGATTATCTATGGAGCTAATAATCATTTAAAGGTTCTTTACGATAGGATGCATGATCTTCTTCTAAAAGAATCAATAATCCATGCAGATGAAACCAGTATGCAGGTTTTAGATGAAGTAGGCAAAAAACCTACAAGTAAATCATACATGTGGCTCTATGCTACAGGAGTATATTTTCCTCAAATTTTCTTGTATGAGTATCAACCTTCAAGAGCTAAAAAGCATCCAAAAGAATTCCTAAAAGGATTCAGTGGATTTCTTCAAACTGATGGATATCCAGGATATAATGCTGTAGAAAATATAACTCTAGTTGGGTGCTTTGCTCATGCAAGAAGAGGATTTACCGATGCACTGAAAGCATTGCCTAATGATTCAACTCTGGCGAGAACTAATGCCGAAGAAGGCATTGAATTTTGTAACAAACTATTTAAACTTGAAAAAGAATTCAAAAAAGAAAACTTATCCCCTGAAGAACGTTACAAACAGAGACTAAAGAAAAGTCGACCAGTTCTTGAGGACTTTTTGTCATGGCTAAAAGAAAAAGAGAAGCAAACCTTGCCCAAAAGTAGTCTTGGAAAAGCCATCAGCTATTGTTTAAACCAGTGGGATAAACTAGAATCATTTATGCTAGATGGAAGATGTGAAATAAGCAACAACAGAGCAGAACGGGCAATTAAGCCATTTGTAATAGGAAGAAAGAATTTTCTATTTTCAAAGTCCCCTAAAGGTGCTCAGGCCTCTGCCATAGTTTACAGTATAATAGAGACGGCAAAAGCAAATAATTTAAATCCATTTTACTATTTAACATATCTATTTGAAAAACTGCCTAATATAGATTTAGATAATCTAGAAGAGTTAGATAATCTTCTACCTTGGTCAGATTCAATTCCACAAGAATGTAAAGTTCCTAACAAAGAATAG
- a CDS encoding DUF3990 domain-containing protein — MSNKIKKYLSNDMWYHATTLDNWNSICNRGILADYNKDTSDALDFGYGFYLSPTKERAEKYISDLLKVGVLIDSEPIILGFEFCPLVYLQNENYNFKILNAYDNEFASFVFENRTKNVRGQNQHNFDIIFGVMSDSIPIKIITEYKMGIISKEEAIEKLKKQTSMKQLSLHSQELCDILKLKEVYVLDIKTNERKELNLNDYYNR, encoded by the coding sequence TTGTCGAATAAAATAAAAAAATATTTAAGTAATGATATGTGGTATCATGCAACAACTTTAGATAATTGGAATAGTATTTGTAATAGGGGAATTTTAGCTGATTATAACAAAGACACATCAGATGCTTTAGATTTTGGATATGGCTTTTATTTATCTCCAACTAAAGAAAGAGCTGAAAAATATATATCAGATTTGTTAAAGGTAGGAGTTTTAATAGATTCAGAACCAATTATTTTAGGTTTTGAATTTTGTCCATTAGTATATTTACAGAACGAAAATTATAATTTTAAAATATTAAATGCATATGATAATGAATTTGCATCTTTTGTATTCGAAAACAGGACTAAAAATGTTAGAGGACAAAATCAACATAATTTTGATATTATTTTTGGAGTGATGAGTGATAGTATTCCCATAAAAATAATAACTGAATACAAAATGGGTATAATATCTAAAGAAGAAGCAATTGAAAAACTAAAGAAACAAACAAGTATGAAACAATTATCTTTGCATAGTCAAGAATTATGTGATATATTAAAGTTAAAAGAAGTATATGTATTAGATATAAAAACAAATGAAAGAAAGGAGTTGAATTTAAATGATTACTACAATAGATAA
- a CDS encoding copper amine oxidase N-terminal domain-containing protein — protein sequence MRKYIKTLILFSLILVGLSLNLTSYADELEPYNLSIDGKVVNFTDELGHPYLTKTSRTMIPVRIISENMGYDVKWDGGNQKVFVSNEKTKIELQIGKNTAIVNGKMVPIDVQDGKPVDTKAMLVPAKGSHRTYVPLRFVSEAMGADVKYERKNGVNCIEINTGKKPEKPTNATTVTTKQAELTKVGEGYNQHIVDLAKKYNYSTMNLGEGHYFDYKKNQKNGFIEPVIQLDAESNNGLWFTFSVMNEEEYKGKNYEIKFECVSNPEYTKGTKWKSMNGYFPTAGLPMKYGAKRGDVVKYEISIRNGNTTKVYPFTIKLGGMHEVE from the coding sequence ATGCGCAAGTACATAAAAACCTTAATCCTATTTTCCTTAATCCTTGTAGGGCTTAGCTTAAATCTTACAAGTTATGCAGATGAATTAGAGCCCTACAACCTGTCTATAGACGGCAAAGTAGTTAATTTTACTGACGAGTTAGGACATCCATATCTTACGAAGACTAGTAGAACCATGATTCCAGTTAGAATTATATCTGAAAATATGGGATATGATGTAAAATGGGATGGTGGGAACCAAAAGGTTTTTGTAAGCAATGAAAAAACTAAAATTGAACTACAAATTGGTAAGAATACTGCTATTGTAAATGGCAAGATGGTACCAATTGATGTTCAAGATGGAAAGCCTGTTGATACTAAGGCAATGCTAGTTCCTGCAAAAGGTAGTCATAGAACATATGTACCACTTAGATTTGTATCTGAAGCAATGGGTGCAGATGTAAAATATGAAAGAAAAAATGGAGTAAATTGTATTGAAATCAATACAGGAAAGAAGCCAGAAAAGCCAACAAATGCAACAACTGTTACAACAAAACAAGCAGAATTGACTAAAGTTGGCGAAGGATACAATCAACATATAGTTGACTTAGCTAAAAAATACAACTATAGTACTATGAATTTAGGTGAAGGACATTATTTTGATTATAAAAAGAATCAGAAGAATGGATTTATTGAACCGGTGATACAATTAGATGCAGAAAGTAATAATGGGTTATGGTTTACTTTTAGTGTTATGAATGAAGAAGAATATAAGGGAAAAAATTATGAAATTAAATTTGAATGTGTAAGTAATCCTGAATATACCAAGGGAACAAAATGGAAGAGTATGAATGGATATTTCCCTACTGCTGGCTTGCCAATGAAATATGGTGCTAAACGTGGAGATGTAGTAAAATATGAAATCTCCATAAGAAACGGCAATACTACTAAGGTATATCCATTTACGATAAAACTTGGTGGAATGCATGAAGTGGAGTAG
- a CDS encoding aspartyl-phosphate phosphatase Spo0E family protein — protein sequence MKSERIMQKQNKDRKDSLKDLKKVIEENRDELYQSILVNDNEVNSEGILEISQRLDEIIVEYLKKKKTGLRSKGKKQG from the coding sequence ATGAAAAGTGAAAGAATTATGCAAAAACAAAATAAAGATAGAAAAGATAGTTTGAAAGATTTAAAGAAAGTGATTGAAGAAAATAGGGATGAATTATATCAGAGTATTTTGGTAAATGACAACGAAGTAAACAGTGAGGGAATATTAGAAATAAGTCAGAGATTGGATGAAATTATAGTAGAGTATTTGAAGAAGAAAAAAACAGGTTTAAGAAGTAAGGGGAAAAAGCAGGGTTAA
- a CDS encoding helix-turn-helix domain-containing protein, whose product MKLIIDSELRNIAGPRIKEARLKNNMTQEELSIKLETLAVYIDRASISKLEQQKRIITDIELIAISQILNVSINWLLGLNN is encoded by the coding sequence ATGAAATTAATTATAGATTCAGAATTACGTAATATAGCAGGACCTAGGATAAAAGAAGCTAGATTAAAAAATAATATGACACAAGAAGAACTATCAATTAAACTTGAAACATTAGCTGTATATATTGATAGAGCAAGTATTTCTAAACTAGAACAACAAAAAAGAATTATCACTGACATTGAGCTCATAGCTATATCCCAAATATTAAATGTTAGTATCAACTGGCTTTTAGGACTAAATAATTAG
- a CDS encoding S1 RNA-binding domain-containing protein, whose translation MIKGYKEAVLKSKNIILKLKNLFKFKKSDENIRDEKFYARAKANRDILNAFVISAKVDEKLGIEVLNIDLGEFRGIIKKEDIDYKIDWEDIGRFVGFEVCFTVEDIDKENKTIYCSRKRAQKILEDDIIERLKNEEVFNATITCLMKYGAYVDIMGISAILKNSDFSDTHLKISDFFNIGDKIDVKFREINSNQKINVESVQKYNREYEIDLSKFNSGDIVLGVINSIKEWGVFVTITEGLDALCSNPQYMEISEGDKVVFKINQVKEEEERVRGKIMRIVEDKMY comes from the coding sequence ATGATTAAGGGTTACAAAGAAGCTGTTTTAAAAAGTAAAAATATCATATTGAAATTGAAGAATTTATTTAAATTTAAAAAATCTGATGAAAATATTAGAGATGAAAAATTCTATGCAAGGGCTAAAGCTAATAGGGATATATTAAATGCATTTGTTATTTCAGCTAAAGTTGATGAAAAATTAGGAATTGAGGTTTTAAATATAGATTTAGGAGAGTTTAGAGGTATTATAAAAAAAGAAGATATTGATTACAAAATTGATTGGGAAGATATAGGAAGATTTGTAGGATTTGAAGTTTGTTTTACAGTTGAAGATATTGATAAAGAGAACAAGACTATATATTGTTCTAGAAAAAGAGCACAGAAAATACTTGAAGATGACATAATAGAAAGATTGAAGAATGAGGAAGTATTTAATGCTACAATTACATGTCTTATGAAATATGGAGCATATGTTGATATAATGGGGATATCAGCAATCCTTAAAAATTCAGACTTTAGCGATACTCATTTGAAAATAAGTGATTTTTTTAATATAGGAGATAAAATAGATGTAAAGTTCAGAGAAATTAACTCTAATCAAAAAATAAATGTTGAAAGTGTCCAAAAGTATAATAGAGAATATGAAATTGATTTAAGTAAATTTAACAGTGGCGATATTGTATTAGGGGTTATTAATAGTATAAAGGAATGGGGAGTATTCGTTACTATTACAGAAGGGCTAGATGCACTGTGTTCAAATCCTCAATATATGGAAATATCAGAAGGAGATAAAGTAGTATTCAAAATTAATCAAGTTAAGGAAGAAGAGGAACGGGTTAGAGGAAAAATAATGAGAATTGTAGAAGACAAAATGTATTAA
- a CDS encoding tyrosine-type recombinase/integrase: MNNKEISYINENCLERFGEYCRKYYTARLSADNRISTSKKFIKFINKKEKKIGDVKHNTIEEFFDEELEKGTSPVTINNYYSYLKGFFIFLKKNGDNTVMEYDKVRIERIRNINYEVFTHKEIKELFKIINEDKNEQIKLSNRILFSIMFYTGCTLKEIDSIRIYQKESDMALDDDNYIILDKKEIYFREPNVRKFYLYDEIIEDIMNYHEIVSEKIDKEKIPNGANLFLTTYGKTKALKKLHYSSLQGRISSIKKKSSFSHKKLSLKNIRHTVIKKMIKSGKSLEFISESIGIDMSTLKYYRPNNSGIETEVINYFYYKHPYKNIII, from the coding sequence ATGAACAATAAGGAAATAAGTTATATAAATGAAAATTGCTTAGAAAGGTTTGGGGAATATTGCAGAAAGTATTATACTGCAAGATTATCAGCAGATAATAGAATTTCTACTTCAAAGAAATTTATAAAATTCATAAATAAAAAAGAGAAAAAGATAGGAGATGTGAAACACAATACTATCGAAGAATTTTTTGATGAGGAGCTGGAAAAAGGAACATCCCCTGTAACGATTAATAATTATTATTCATACTTAAAAGGTTTTTTTATTTTTTTGAAGAAAAATGGCGATAATACAGTAATGGAATATGACAAGGTTAGAATTGAAAGAATTAGAAATATTAATTATGAAGTGTTTACCCATAAGGAGATAAAGGAATTATTTAAAATTATTAATGAAGATAAAAATGAACAGATAAAATTGAGTAATAGAATTCTTTTTTCAATAATGTTTTATACAGGGTGTACTTTAAAAGAAATAGATTCAATAAGGATTTATCAAAAAGAATCAGATATGGCACTTGATGATGACAATTATATTATTTTAGATAAAAAGGAAATTTATTTTAGAGAGCCTAATGTGAGAAAATTTTATTTGTATGATGAAATTATTGAAGATATAATGAATTATCATGAAATAGTGTCTGAAAAAATAGATAAAGAAAAAATACCAAATGGGGCAAATTTATTTTTAACTACATATGGGAAAACAAAGGCATTAAAAAAATTACATTATAGTTCTTTACAAGGTAGAATAAGTTCTATTAAAAAGAAAAGTAGCTTTTCACATAAAAAGTTATCTCTAAAAAATATCAGACATACTGTCATTAAAAAAATGATTAAATCAGGTAAATCATTAGAATTTATTAGTGAAAGTATAGGTATAGATATGTCTACATTAAAATATTATAGACCTAACAATAGTGGAATTGAAACTGAAGTTATCAATTATTTTTATTATAAACATCCATATAAGAATATAATAATTTAG
- the rlmD gene encoding 23S rRNA (uracil(1939)-C(5))-methyltransferase RlmD codes for MEVPVMVGDIVEGEIVDISHEGGGIVKVNNFTIFLDRGLIGDIVKFEVAKLKKSYGMGKVLDIIKSSNYRIKPKCNVSNRCGGCQFQSFDYKAQLEWKKKKVKNDLIKIAGLEDIKINDTIGMDSPYRYRNNVQIPVAISKGKSLIGFYERGSYKIVETDTCILQGETGDRIIRILKEFINKYNITAIRHLGIRTNKDNEVMVILVTQSRQLPHNDDLINMIIKKCPNVVSIYQNINRRKGPVVYGDKFIKLYGKEKIIDYIGDLKFNISPNSFFQVNSIQTEVLYKKAIEFLGLSGDETVFDLYCGIGSISLFLSKQAKKVYGIEVVKEAILDARENAKLNKIDNVEFIHGTSEEVFPKLVEKGIKADKLVLDPPRKGCDQKVLDTIIEIEPQSVVYVSCNPSTLARDVGYLVEKGYKVEEVQPVDMFPWTGHVECIALIQKEIVLI; via the coding sequence ATGGAAGTTCCAGTAATGGTTGGAGATATAGTAGAAGGAGAAATAGTGGATATAAGTCATGAAGGTGGTGGAATTGTAAAGGTTAATAATTTCACCATATTTTTAGATAGGGGATTAATTGGAGATATTGTAAAGTTTGAAGTCGCAAAACTAAAAAAATCTTATGGTATGGGTAAGGTATTAGATATTATTAAATCTTCAAATTATAGAATAAAACCAAAATGTAATGTTTCAAATAGATGTGGTGGCTGTCAGTTTCAATCTTTTGACTATAAGGCTCAATTGGAGTGGAAAAAGAAAAAAGTAAAAAATGATTTGATAAAAATAGCAGGCCTAGAAGATATAAAAATTAATGATACTATTGGAATGGATTCACCATATAGATATAGAAATAATGTTCAAATACCAGTTGCAATAAGTAAAGGCAAATCTCTCATAGGATTTTATGAAAGAGGTAGCTATAAAATAGTAGAAACGGATACTTGTATTTTACAAGGGGAAACAGGAGATAGAATCATTAGAATATTAAAGGAGTTTATAAATAAGTACAATATAACAGCTATTCGTCATTTGGGTATAAGGACAAATAAAGATAATGAAGTTATGGTAATATTAGTTACACAATCTCGTCAATTACCTCATAATGATGATCTAATTAATATGATAATTAAAAAATGTCCTAATGTAGTAAGCATTTATCAAAACATAAATAGGAGAAAAGGTCCGGTAGTATATGGAGATAAATTTATAAAGCTATATGGTAAAGAAAAGATAATAGACTATATTGGAGATTTGAAGTTCAATATTTCACCTAATTCATTTTTTCAAGTAAATTCAATTCAAACAGAAGTATTATATAAAAAGGCCATAGAATTTCTAGGATTATCAGGAGATGAAACCGTATTTGATCTATATTGTGGTATAGGCAGTATATCATTATTCCTTTCAAAACAAGCAAAAAAGGTATATGGAATAGAAGTAGTAAAAGAAGCTATATTAGATGCAAGGGAAAATGCAAAACTAAATAAAATAGATAATGTAGAGTTCATCCATGGTACAAGTGAAGAAGTATTTCCAAAGTTAGTAGAGAAGGGTATCAAAGCAGACAAGTTAGTTCTAGATCCACCAAGAAAAGGCTGTGACCAAAAGGTACTAGATACAATAATAGAAATAGAACCACAATCAGTAGTTTATGTATCCTGTAATCCATCAACCCTAGCAAGAGATGTTGGATACTTAGTGGAGAAGGGGTATAAGGTAGAAGAAGTACAGCCAGTGGACATGTTTCCTTGGACTGGACATGTTGAGTGCATAGCGTTGATACAAAAGGAAATTGTCCTAATATAA
- a CDS encoding FxsA family protein → MSKILFFIIVTPIIDLYILIKASQNMGFWTTILLIIATGIAGYYLARSEGKVVISSINRQLSQGNIPSDDLLTGLCIIIGGVFLVVPGIVTDIIGITMIFPGTREFYKNYIKRILQNKIRRGNASLFLKW, encoded by the coding sequence ATGTCAAAAATATTATTTTTCATCATAGTCACACCTATAATTGATTTATATATTTTGATTAAGGCATCACAAAATATGGGATTTTGGACTACAATTCTTTTGATAATAGCAACAGGAATAGCAGGATACTATTTAGCAAGAAGTGAAGGAAAAGTAGTTATATCAAGTATAAACAGACAACTTTCACAAGGCAATATTCCAAGTGATGATTTACTTACAGGTTTGTGTATTATAATCGGAGGAGTATTTTTAGTTGTTCCTGGTATTGTAACTGATATTATAGGTATAACAATGATTTTTCCTGGAACTAGGGAATTCTATAAAAACTATATAAAGAGAATACTTCAAAATAAGATTCGCAGAGGAAATGCAAGTTTATTTTTGAAATGGTAA
- a CDS encoding acyl-CoA thioesterase, producing MENKTVIRVRYKETDQMGVVYYGNYFTWFEVGRNEFFRNLNLECGELERKDVFLPVIEAGCEYINSAKFDDEVLIKTELVELKGVRFRLNYTIYRISDNTLIAEGFTRHAFVDSELKPINFRRRHPEAWRTLENLL from the coding sequence ATGGAGAACAAAACGGTTATTAGAGTAAGATATAAAGAAACAGACCAAATGGGTGTAGTATATTATGGTAACTATTTTACTTGGTTTGAAGTTGGTAGAAATGAGTTTTTTAGAAATTTGAATTTAGAATGTGGCGAACTAGAAAGAAAAGATGTGTTCCTACCAGTAATAGAAGCAGGTTGTGAGTATATCAATTCAGCAAAATTTGATGATGAGGTCTTAATAAAAACTGAATTAGTTGAATTAAAAGGTGTTAGATTTCGCTTAAACTATACAATATATAGAATTAGCGACAATACATTGATCGCAGAAGGATTTACTAGACATGCTTTTGTTGATAGTGAACTTAAACCTATTAACTTTAGAAGAAGACATCCTGAAGCTTGGAGGACTCTAGAAAACTTGTTGTAA
- the pyk gene encoding pyruvate kinase, protein MKKTKIICTIGPASEKEETLRKLMLAGMNVARLNFSHGSHEEHKERIETIKKLREELDLPVGIMLDTKGPEIRIGNFKDKEVYLEEGQYFTLTTRDVLGDKNIVNVHYEGLPKDVKLGDRILIDDGLIELNVEEIKDNTDICCLVKNGGSVTDHKGVNVPGVKVNLPAVTEKDYEDILFGIENGVDFIAASFIRKAENVLEIRKILEEHGGEHIHIISKVENQEAVDNIDEILKVSDGLMVARGDLGVEITTEEIPIVQKQLIKKCNEMGKPVITATQMLDSMMRNPRPTRAEVTDVANAIFDGTDAIMLSGETAAGKYPLESVKTMYNIAIKAESALDYKQIFKTKSEVNGVSSTNAISKATCTTAQDLGASAILTATSSGYTANAVSKFRPKAPIIAATTTEIVMRRLSVVWGVYPVLSEETSSTDEVIDLSIHSALEKDFIAQGDLIVITAGIPVGVSGTTNLIKVHTVSERLLKGVGIGNKAITGKVVVGNSAKELESKFNDGDVIVCNSTDRDMMKYVESASAIITEQGGLTSHAAIVGLNLNLPTVVGVQDATVELKDGDIVTVDSITGSIYKGEARIL, encoded by the coding sequence ATGAAGAAGACAAAAATAATATGCACTATTGGTCCTGCTTCAGAAAAGGAAGAAACTCTAAGAAAACTAATGTTAGCTGGGATGAATGTTGCTAGACTTAATTTTTCTCATGGAAGTCACGAAGAGCATAAAGAAAGAATTGAGACCATAAAAAAACTAAGAGAAGAACTGGATTTGCCAGTTGGAATAATGTTAGATACAAAAGGTCCAGAAATAAGGATTGGAAATTTTAAGGATAAAGAGGTTTATCTTGAAGAGGGACAATATTTTACCCTAACTACTAGAGATGTTTTAGGAGATAAAAACATTGTCAATGTTCATTACGAAGGACTACCTAAAGATGTAAAATTAGGAGATAGAATACTAATTGATGATGGACTAATAGAGTTAAATGTTGAGGAGATTAAAGACAATACAGATATTTGTTGTCTTGTTAAAAATGGTGGGTCAGTAACTGACCACAAAGGGGTAAATGTGCCAGGGGTAAAAGTTAATTTACCTGCAGTTACTGAAAAGGATTATGAAGATATATTGTTCGGAATTGAAAATGGTGTTGATTTTATAGCAGCTTCATTTATTAGGAAAGCTGAAAATGTATTGGAAATAAGAAAGATATTAGAAGAACATGGTGGAGAGCATATTCATATTATTTCTAAAGTTGAAAATCAAGAAGCAGTAGATAATATTGATGAAATACTCAAGGTATCTGATGGACTTATGGTTGCTAGAGGAGATTTAGGAGTTGAAATTACAACTGAAGAAATACCGATAGTTCAAAAACAATTAATAAAGAAATGTAATGAGATGGGTAAACCAGTAATTACTGCAACACAGATGCTTGATTCTATGATGAGAAATCCTAGACCTACTAGAGCAGAAGTAACGGATGTGGCTAATGCAATTTTTGATGGTACAGATGCCATTATGCTTTCAGGGGAAACAGCAGCAGGGAAATATCCATTAGAATCAGTTAAGACTATGTACAATATTGCAATAAAAGCTGAGTCTGCACTTGATTATAAACAAATATTTAAAACTAAATCTGAAGTAAATGGCGTGTCATCTACTAATGCTATTAGTAAAGCAACATGTACTACAGCTCAAGATTTAGGCGCCAGTGCTATTTTGACTGCAACTTCTTCAGGTTATACTGCTAATGCAGTTTCAAAATTTAGACCAAAGGCTCCAATTATTGCAGCTACTACTACTGAAATTGTAATGAGAAGATTATCTGTTGTCTGGGGAGTATATCCTGTACTGTCAGAAGAGACTAGTTCCACAGACGAAGTTATAGACCTTTCAATTCATAGTGCACTTGAAAAAGACTTTATTGCACAAGGGGATTTAATAGTTATTACTGCAGGTATACCAGTTGGAGTATCAGGTACTACTAATTTAATCAAAGTCCATACTGTAAGTGAAAGATTATTAAAAGGTGTAGGAATTGGAAACAAAGCAATTACTGGTAAAGTAGTAGTAGGAAATAGTGCAAAAGAGTTAGAAAGTAAGTTTAACGATGGAGATGTGATAGTTTGCAACTCCACAGACAGGGATATGATGAAGTATGTAGAAAGTGCTTCAGCAATAATTACTGAACAAGGGGGACTTACATCCCATGCAGCAATAGTAGGATTAAACTTAAATTTACCTACTGTTGTAGGTGTTCAAGATGCTACAGTTGAGTTAAAAGATGGAGATATAGTAACTGTAGATAGTATAACTGGTTCAATTTATAAAGGAGAGGCTAGAATACTGTAA